In the genome of Actinomadura graeca, one region contains:
- a CDS encoding NADP-dependent oxidoreductase produces MKAVRFSRFGGPEVLEIVDLPDPRPGPGEVRIAVRAAGVNPSDWKKRQGLMDEGLPQTLGYEAAGVVDEVGEGVDDVAVGDRVFGFSVEGAAQAELAVLSYFAPIPGALGFAEAAALPAAIETAARALDQLGVGGGTLLVNGASGSVGSAAVQLAVARGARVIGTASPANHAYLRTLGAVPVEYGDGLAERVRALAPGGVDLALDVAGSGVLPELIGLAGGAGNVVTLADFGGAREHGVRFSSGDSGRAVHVLGEIGGLIGSGRFSLPVARTFPLAEVAEAHRVGEEGRVRGKLVLVAG; encoded by the coding sequence ATGAAGGCGGTTCGTTTCAGCCGGTTCGGAGGGCCGGAGGTCCTGGAGATCGTGGATCTGCCCGACCCGCGTCCGGGCCCCGGAGAGGTCCGGATCGCGGTGCGGGCGGCCGGGGTCAATCCGAGCGACTGGAAGAAGCGCCAGGGCCTGATGGACGAGGGGCTCCCGCAGACGCTGGGGTATGAGGCGGCGGGCGTCGTCGACGAGGTCGGCGAGGGTGTCGATGATGTGGCCGTCGGCGATCGCGTGTTCGGGTTCTCCGTCGAGGGGGCGGCCCAGGCCGAGCTGGCGGTGTTGTCCTACTTCGCTCCGATCCCGGGGGCGCTGGGCTTCGCCGAAGCGGCGGCGCTGCCCGCGGCGATCGAGACGGCCGCGCGGGCGCTCGACCAGCTCGGCGTCGGGGGCGGCACGTTGCTCGTCAACGGTGCTTCGGGGAGCGTCGGCAGCGCGGCGGTCCAGCTCGCGGTGGCGCGCGGCGCCCGTGTGATCGGCACCGCGAGCCCGGCGAACCACGCGTACCTTCGCACGCTGGGGGCCGTGCCCGTCGAGTACGGGGACGGTCTCGCCGAGCGGGTTCGCGCGCTCGCCCCCGGCGGTGTCGACCTCGCGCTGGACGTCGCGGGGAGCGGGGTGCTTCCCGAGCTCATCGGGCTCGCCGGCGGCGCCGGGAACGTCGTCACGCTCGCCGACTTCGGCGGGGCCCGGGAGCATGGAGTGAGGTTCAGCAGCGGCGATTCCGGACGCGCGGTCCACGTGCTCGGCGAGATCGGCGGGCTGATCGGGTCGGGGCGCTTCTCGCTGCCGGTCGCGCGGACCTTCCCCCTCGCCGAGGTCGCCGAGGCGCACCGGGTCGGCGAGGAGGGCCGCGTGCGCGGGAAGCTCGTGCTGGTGGCCGGCTGA